A window of Apium graveolens cultivar Ventura chromosome 8, ASM990537v1, whole genome shotgun sequence contains these coding sequences:
- the LOC141679897 gene encoding uncharacterized protein LOC141679897, whose product MEVYLSREPLALRVVQKGPFEFKDKEGKVKDVADLTEAELIKYSFNGKARNSLMNGLCPSECDKVSSCKSAKEIWDTLELYHEGSKSLRKVKLSKLMNEFGNFKLQDGETIRES is encoded by the coding sequence ATGGAAGTGTATCTATCCAGGGAGCCACTAGCTTTGAGAGTTGTTCAGAAGGGTCCTTTTGAGTTTAAGGACAAAGAAGGCAAAGTGAAAGACGTTGCTGATCTCACAGAGGCTGAACTAATTAAATACAGCTTCAATGGAAAGGCTAGGAATTCTCTCATGAATGGGTTATGTCCTAGTGAATGTGATAAAGTCTCTTCATGCAAatcagctaaagagatatgggatactctggaaTTGTATCACGAAGGATCCAAGAGTTTAAGAAAGGTGAAATTGAGTAAACTAATGAATGAGTTCGGAAATTTCAAGCTTCAAGACGGAGAAACTATTCGAGAAAGTTAA